One Cucurbita pepo subsp. pepo cultivar mu-cu-16 chromosome LG07, ASM280686v2, whole genome shotgun sequence genomic region harbors:
- the LOC111798659 gene encoding F-box protein At1g67340-like, with translation MRTNMKKRASQTNLQYFSGSPKRRRFSPPRSSAVVSDFFQSLPDDLLISILSKLSATASSPSDFISALITCKRFNNLGRHSLVLAKASQKTLAIGAKNWSESAHRFLKHCVDAGNVEACYILGMIRFYCLQNRGSGASLMAKAAISSHAPALYSLAVIQFNGSGGSKNDKDLRAGVALCARAAFLGHIDALRELGHCLQDGYGVCQNIMEGRRFLVQANARELAAVLSSTAATVTGGAARSWVTCDPHTHHRTAVGSSTECPLLSDFGCNVPAAEAHPASRFMAEWFAIRGGPPGPGLRLCSHVGCGRPETRRHEFRRCSVCGIVNYCSRACQALDWKLQHKAECSPLELWPENEGEGGVGEGGVENENEAEDVIEES, from the exons ATGAGAACCAACATGAAGAAGAGAGCTTCACAAACAAATTTACAGTATTTTTCCGGTTCACCCAAAAGGAGGCGCTTTTCCCCGCCGCGCTCTTCCGCCGtagtttctgatttttttcaGTCCTTGCCGGACGACCTCCTCATCTCTATCCTCTCTAAGCTTAGCGCCACCGCTTCTTCCCCGTCCGATTTCATCAGCGCTTTGATTAC ATGCAAGAGATTCAACAATTTAGGGCGTCATTCGCTTGTTTTAGCCAAGGCTTCCCAGAAAACTTTGGCAATCGGAGCTAAAAACTGGTCGGAATCCGCTCACCGGTTTCTTAAACACTGCGTTGACGCCGGCAACGTTGAGGCTTGCTATATTCTCGGCATG aTTCGGTTTTATTGTCTGCAAAACCGAGGGAGTGGAGCTTCTTTAATGGCGAAGGCGGCGATTAGCTCCCACGCGCCGGCGTTGTATTCACTTGCTGTCATACAGTTCAACGGTAGCGGTGGCTCGAAGAACGATAAGGATTTGAGAGCGGGAGTGGCGCTTTGTGCCAGGGCTGCGTTTTTGGGTCATATTGATGCTTTAAGGGAGCTTGGACATTGCCTTCAAGATGGCTATGGTGTTTGTCAGAACATTATGGAGGGCCGTCGGTTTCTCGTCCAAGCCAACGCACGGGAACTCGCCGCCGTGCTGTCGTCAACGGCAGCCACTGTTACCGGCGGAGCTGCGCGTTCTTGGGTCACGTGCGATCCACACACACACCACCGCACGGCGGTGGGGTCATCCACAGAGTGTCCGTTGCTAAGCGATTTCGGCTGTAATGTCCCGGCGGCGGAGGCTCATCCGGCGAGCCGGTTTATGGCGGAGTGGTTCGCTATACGCGGCGGGCCACCGGGGCCGGGGCTGAGACTCTGTTCGCACGTGGGGTGTGGGCGGCCGGAGACAAGGAGGCACGAGTTTCGTCGGTGTTCGGTTTGTGGGATTGTTAACTACTGCTCACGTGCCTGTCAGGCGCTTGATTGGAAGCTGCAGCATAAGGCGGAATGTTCGCCTTTGGAGCTATGGCCGGAAAATGAGGGGGAAGGTGGTGTAGGCGAGGGCggagttgaaaatgaaaacgaaGCGGAGGATGTGATAGAAGAGAGTTAA